GCATCCCCGGCAAGATCGAGGACGGCACCAATGGCGATCGCGCCGCTGAGCATTATCATCGCTACGTCGATGACATCGCACTCATCAAGGAACTCGGCTGCAAGGCCTATCGGTTCTCGGTGGCCTGGCCGCGGGTGTTTCCTGACGGCGACGGCAAGCCGAACCCGAAGGGGCTCGACTTCTACAATCGACTGATCGACGAACTCTTGAAGAACGGCATCGAGCCGTGGCTGACACTTTATCATTGGGACCTGCCGCAGTCATTGCAGGACCGTTTCGGCGGCTGGCGGTCGACCGAGACCTGCAAGATCTTCGGTGACTACGCGGCCTATGTCGCCGAGCACCTGACCGATCGCGTCAGGAACGTGTTCACGCTGAACGAGAGCGGCCGCTTCGTCTATTTTGGCTATGGCATCGGCATCGACGCGCCCGGTCTGACGCTGCCACAGGCCGAGGTAAACCAGATCAGGCATAACAGCGCGCTCGCGCATGGGCTCGCGGTGCAGGCGGTGCGTGCCCATGGCCGCCGCGGCACGCGCGTCGGACCCGCCGAGAACATCGATGCCTGCATTCCCGCGATCGACACGCCCGAAAACGTCCGCGCCGCCGAGATCGCGTTGCGCGAGCTGAATGCCGGCTATCTCAACGTCATCATGACCGGCCGCTACACCGACGCATTCCTGAAATATGCAGGCAGCGACGCGCCGAAATATACCGACGCCGAATTGAAGATCATCTCCTCGCCGGTCGATTTCCTCGGCCTCAACATCTACGCGCCGCAGCACTATATCGTCGCGTCCGACCAGGGCGCCGGCTTCACGCCCCTGCCGATCCCGAAATCGTTTCCGCACATGAACTCGGACTGGCTGCGCGTCGGCCCCGAGACGATCTACTGGGTGCCGAAGCTCGCGGCAAAGATCTGGAAGACCGATGCGATCTATATCAGCGAGAACGGCACCTCCGGCGAGGATCAGGTGACGCCTGACGGCAAGATCTACGACACCGACCGCATCATGTATTTGCGCAACTATCTCGCCCAGCTCCAGCGCGCCACCGCGGAAGGCGCGCCGGTGCGCGGCTATTTCCTCTGGAGCCTGCTGGACAATTTCGAATGGGTGTTCGGGCTCAACAAGCGCTTCGGGCTCTATCACGTCAATTTCGACACCCAGGTGCGCACCGCCAAGCTGAGTGCGAGCTTCTACCGCAATGTGGTCGCGAAGAACGCGGCGGGGGCGTGATGGCTTGAGTCCGGATTTTACGCGGAGCGGAAAATCCGGGCTCAGGGTGCAAATGCCGCGCATTGACTCCACTTTCCCCCTGATTCAAAACCGTCCTCAATATGCACAACGAGAGGACAACGCTCATGACCGACGCACTGATCATCGATGCCTGCCGAACCCCGCGCGGCGTCGGCAAGGCCGGCAAGGGAGCGCTGTCAGGCATTCATCCGCAGCAGTTGGGCGCCACCGTGCTGCGTGCGCTCGCCGATCGCACCGGCATCAACACCGCCGATGTCGACGATATCGTGTGGGGCTGCAGCGCGCAGGTGGCAACGCAAGGCGGCGATCTTGGCCGCATGTCGGCACTCGATGCCGGCTATGACGTCCGGGCCAGCGCCGTGACGCTGGATCGCTTCTGCGGTTCCGGCATCACCAGCGTCAACATGGCGGCCTCCTCGATCATGGCGGGCGCGGAAGATCTCGTCATCGCCGGTGGTTGCGAGATGATGTCGATGGAGGGACGTCGCGGCGGCGGCCCGATGATGATGGACTCCGGAAATCTGCGGCTTCGTGCAAGACATCCGCAGTCGCATCAGGGCGTCTGTGCCGACGCGATTGCGACGCTGGAAGGCATCACGCGGCACGACGTCGACGCGCTTGGCCTCGAAAGCCAGAAGCGCGCGGCGCAGGCGATTGCCGGCGGCCATTTCAACAAGAGCCTCGTGCCCGTTCATCGCGAGGACGGCAGCCTTGCGCTCGACCATGAAGAATATCCGCGGCCACAGACGACGATGGAAGGGCTAGCTGCCCTGAAGCCCGCGTTCCCCGCGATCGCGGACTATGCGCTGGACGACAAGGGCACGACCTATCGCGGCCTGATCCTGCAAAAATATCCTGACCTCGACATCGACTTCATGCATCACGCCGGCAATTCGTCCGGTGTCGTCGACGGCGCCGCGGCGATCCTGCTCGCGTCGCCGTCTTACGCCAGAGCACATGGCCTCAAGGCCCGCGCCCGGGTGGTCGCCATGGCCAATATGGGGGACTCGCCGACCCTGATGCTGAACGCACCAGTGCCGGCGACGCGCAAGGTGCTGGCGAAGGCCGGGCTCGCCATCGACGACATCGACCTGTTCGAGATCAACGAGGCTTTCGCGGTGGTGGCGGAAAAATATATCAGGGATCTCAAGCTCGACCGCGCCAAGGTCAACGTCAACGGCGGCTCGATCGCGCTCGGTCATCCCATCGGCGCGACCGGCTCGATCCTGATCGGCACCGTGCTCGACGAGCTGGAGCGGCGGGATCTCAAGCGCGGTCTCGTCACCATGTGCGCGGCCGGCGGTATGGCGCCAGCCATCATCATCGAGCGCGTCTAGTGCGCCGCGGCCCCGTAAAAAGCAGGGAAAAACGTCGCAGGACGACGATCCAGCCTTATTTTTCAGGGTGAATCGCGCATCCCTTCTCACAAAGAGGTCGGTCGTCGCTTGTCGAAAGCATCGAATCAGCTTTAGCAAGGCTGCTTGCGGGCCTTTGAAACAAGGCAAAAACCGCTGCGTGAGGCGCCATCCACTCTGGAAGCCGCTAAAATGCAGGGTTTTTTGTCTCAGGGGGCCAAAAAAGCCCGTAAAACCGCGACAAAACTGTGCAGAAGGCTATAGGCCTTCGCCGGTTGGTCTAATATGCAACCGGCAACGAATCAGAGGAGACACGATGCCAGCCCAAATGTCCAAATCGCAGTTGATCGAAAAGATTGCGACCGCCACCGAGCTTTCCAAGCGCGACGTCAAGAGCGTCATGGAGACGCTGACCGATGTCGGCCACAAGGAGCTCAAGAAGAACGGCCTGTTCCTGGTGCCGGGCTTCGCCAAGTTCGTGGTCATTAAGAAGCCCGCGACCAAGGCGCGTAAGGGCACCAACCCGTTCACGGGCGAAGAGATGATGTTCAAGGCCAAGCCGGCCCGGAAGATCGTCCGCGCCCGCCCCGTCAAGGCCGCCAAGGACGCCGTGGCCTGATAACGCAAAGGCCCCCTCGATGAGAGGGGGCCTTTTGATTTGAATGCCCGCGCGGGCCGATCGGAGGGGATCAGCCCTTGCGGCGCCTCACCCGGACCGGGATCGGCTGAAGCCGCGGCACCGGTCCTGCAAGCGCATCGCGCACCCGGTCGATGGCACGACCGAGCAGCTGGCGCAGCTTCTGCGTCGTCCGCGATCGCTTCGCGTCTTCCAGCAGTTTATTCATCGCATTCACTCCGCCGCTTCGACCTTCGCATCGACTTCCGCGGGCTCGAGCGCCGCGGCGATGGCCTCGTCGACACGCTCCAGCCAGATGAACTCCAGGTTGTCCCGCGCGCTCTTCGGGATGTCGTCATAGTCCCGCTTGTTGCGCGCCGGCAGCATCACCCGCTTCAAGCCGGCGGCGGCCGCAGCCACCACCTTCTCCTTGATGCCGCCGACCGGCAGCACCAGGCCGCGCAGCGAGATCTCGCCGGTCATCGCCGTGTCGCTCCTCACCGTGCGATTGGTGAGCAGTGACGTCAGCGCCGTGAACATCGCCACGCCCGCGCTCGGTCCGTCCTTCGGGGTTGCGCCCGCCGGGACGTGAACGTGGATGTCGCTCTTCTCGAACAACTGGGGATCGATGCCGAGCTGGTTCGCTTTGCTCTTCACCAGCGTCAGCGCGGCCTGCACGCTCTCGCGCATGACCTCGCCGAGCTGGCCGGTCAGGATCATGCCGCCGCGGCCGGGCACGCGCGAGGCCTCGATGAACAGGATGTCGCCGCCGACAGGCGTCCAGGCGAGGCCGGTGGCAACCCCGGGAATGCTGGTGCGCTGCGCGATCTCGCCTTCGAAGCGCGGCTGTCCCAGCACGTCGCCGATGTCCTTTGCCGTCACCACGACCTTTGCGGTCGTGCCTTCGGCAACCTGCACCGCGGCATGGCGGAACACCTTGCCGATCTCGCGCTCGAGGTTACGCACGCCGGCCTCGCGGGTGTAGCCCTTGACCACCAGCTTCAGCGCCTCCGGCTCGATCTCGGCCTGCTCGGCCGTCAGGCCGTTGGCCTCCAGCTGCCGCCGCACCAGATAGCGCCGCGCGATCTCGAGCTTCTCGTCCTCGGTGTAACCGGCGAGGCTAATCAGCTCCATACGGTCCAGCAGCGGACCGGGAATCTGGTCCAGCATGTTGGCGGTCGCGATGAAGACGACGCGCGACAGGTCGAAGGGCACGCCCAGGTAATTGTCCCGGAACGTCCCGTTCTGCTCGGGGTCGAGCACCTCCAGCATCGCGGCGGAAGGATCGCCCTGCACGCCGCGGCCCATCTTGTCGATCTCGTCCAGCATCATGACGCAGTTGCGTGCGCCCGCCTTCTTGATGCCCTGGATGATGTTGCCGGGCAGCGCGCCGATATAGGTGCGCCGGTGGCCGCGGATCTCGGCCTCGTCATGCACGCCGCCGAGGCTCACGCGCACGAAGGGGCGATCCATCGCGCGGGCGATGGACTGGCCGAGCGAGGTCTTGCCGACGCCGGGCGGGCCGACGAAGCACAGGATCGGCGCCTTGCCCTGCGGCGCCAGCTTGCGCACCGCCAGATATTCGATGATCCGGCTCTTGATCTTCTCCAGGCCAAAGTGATCCGCATCCAGGATGCGACGTGCTTCCTTGATGTCGATCGGCTTCTCCGCAGGCAGCGCCCACGGCAGCTCGATCAGCCAGTCGAGATAAGTGCGGACCATGCCGGCTTCGCCTGCGGCCTCAGGCATGCGCTCGTAGCGGCGCAGCTCCTTCTTGGCGTGCGCGTCCGCTTCGGGCGGCATGTTGGCCTTGGCGATCGCAGCCGTCAGCTCGGCGACCTCGGCAGCCTTGCCGTCGCCTTCGCCCAGTTGCCGCTGGATGGTCGCCATCTGCTCGCGCAGGATCGCCTCGCGCTGCCGCTCGTCGAACGAGGCCTTGGTCTTCTGGCCGATCTCGTTGGAGATGCGCAGCACCTCCAGCCGCTCCGCCAGATGCTTCGACACCCTCTCGACGCGCAAGGAGAGGTCGATGGTCTCCAGCACCTCCTGCTTGTCGGATGGCTTGATGTCCATGAACGACGTCGCCAGATCCGCCAGCGCGCCGGGTGCACTGGTGCTCTGGAACATCGCGACCAGCTCGGGCGGGGCCTGCGGCAGCAGCTCGATCGCCTCGATGGCCTGGCGCTGCAGGTTCAGCGCCCGTGCCTCGATCTCGGCTGAGGTCGTGGTCGGCTCGGGGATCTGCTGGAAGCGCGCGGCCAGGAACGGCGTCCCCGGCAGGAAGTCGAGGATACGCGCGCGCTGCACGCCCTGGCAGACGATGTGATGCGTGCCGTCGGGTGCGGTGATGTAGCGCACGATGTTGGCGATGGTCGCGACCTTGTAGAGATCATCCGGGCCCGGCTCGTCGGTCTCCGGGCGGCGCTGCAGCACGATGCCGACCGGCCGCTGCTCGCGCAGGGCCTGCTGCGCGGCGGCGACGGATTTCGGCCGCGCGATCGCGATCGGCGCGATAGCGCCGGGGAACAGCACCATCTCGCGTACCGGGATGATGATCAGTGCGTCGTCGGGGATCTTCACGTCTGGATTGGTCTGAGCGGTATTCATCTGTTCGGTGGCCATGATCGACCTCAGGATTTGGCGAGGCGCAGTGCGACGCAGCCGTCCATCACGAAGCGGCTGATGGCGTAGCGGCCAAGGGGAAGCGCGATGCGGCGCTCAAATCGCCCCTGCGGCAGCTCGAGCCGGTGGATGCGGGCGTTGCGAAGCTCCGGCGGCAGCGTGCGCTGGCCGGAAATGACCAGCACGCCGTCATGGATGACGGTCTCGACATTGTCCGGATTGACGCCGGGAAGCGCCACCAGGATCAAAAGTTCATGCTCGGTCTCGAGCACGTCGATCGGCGGCTCCCAGCAGGTGTCCTGGCGGCCGAACTGCTGCCGCAGCCGTTCGGCGCGGGTCAGCTGGTCGAGGGCCTCGGACAGCATCCAGTTAAAGGGATTTTTGGGTTGCATGGCAAAACTCTGGGAAGGCGCTGCGGTTGGAAAACGGGGATATGGTGATGGTTCCCGCAATTTCCAGCATCGCGCGTTTGCGGCATGCCTGCCTCTCTAAGGGAAGCAGGCCCTTGCGCTCAGACGCATCGACGCCGCGAAAGATGTTCCGCGGCGCCGGAGGCAACAATTGGGCGGGTGGTCGGGATCAGGCGGCTTCGCGGTATTCGGCCTCCGCTTCGAGGTTGATGACCGACGTGGCGAGCTCGGTCAGGGTGTGGTCGGTCGCCTCTTCCTCGTCCAGCGTATCCTGGAGCAACCTTGCCGCCTCGGGCATGCCGAGCTCCTCGGCCCAGGTGCGAAGTGTGCCGTAACGGGAGATCTCGTAGTGCTCGACGGCCTGCGCCGCCGCCAGCAGGCCAGCGTCGAGGGCAGGGGCGTTCTTGAAGTCCTTCATGATCTCGGCGCCCTCGTCGGTAATGCCGTTGATCGCCTCGCACGGCTTGCCGCGTGCAGGCTTGTCCAGCATCCGGAAGATCTGCTCGAGCCGTCTGACCTGGCCCTGCGTCTCCCGCAGGTGCTTGTTGAAGGCGGCGGCAAGGTCCTTCGAATGCGCGGCCTTGGCCATCTTCGGCAGCGTCTTGATGATCTTGTTCTCGGCGTAATAGATGTCTTTCAGCGTTTCCAGGAAAAGGTCGCTCAGCATCTTAGGCGCCCGCCGCGGGCGGCGCGATGCGGTCTTTTTCGTAGGTGCACGTTTCTTTGCTTTCTTCGCCATTGGTCCTCCTCATGAGGCGACACGGGAAGGCACGTCCTTCCTCAATCCTCACGCGATCAAGAGCCGGGACAGGCAAATGTTCCTCGCGAAGGTCTGCGCGAGCCGCTATGGCTGGCGATCCACGCTTGTCTGAGGCGCCCGACCCATGCTCGACTTCGCCCTGTCCGCCTTCGTCACGCTGCTGCTGGTGGTCGATCCCGTCGGCCTTGCGCCGGCGTTTCTGGCCGCGACCGGCGGCATGCCCGACGCGAGCAAGCGGACCGTGGCGCTGCGGGCGCCGTTCATCGCGGCCTCGATCCTGGTCGTGATCGCGCTGGTCGGAAACTGGCTGCTGCGCCAGCTCGGGATCGGCATCCCCGCCTTCCAGATCGCGGGCGGACTGCTGCTGTTCGGAGTGTCCTACCAGATGATCTTCGGCGACCGGCCGCATCGCGAGGCGCGGGAGGCCGACAAGGCCACGGCCGAGCACGCCTCCGATGTCGCGGTGTTTCCGCTCGCCATCCCCATGATGGCCGGTCCCGGGGCGATCGCGACCACGCTGCTGCTGGCCGGCGATGCGGGCTATGGGGCGAGGCTCGCGATCATCATCGCGATCGTGCTGGCGGTCTGCCTGCTCTGCATGCTCTGCTTCGCCTCGGCGCACCTGATTGCGCGCACGCTCGGGCGCACCGGAAATGCGGTGCTCTCGCGGGTGCTCGGCATGCTGCTGGCGGCCTATTCGGTGCAATTCGTGATCAACGGCATTGCGGCCGTCCGGGCGAGCCTGTCCTAGCGCCGCGACAAACTGTTAATCTGTTGATTTTACAATAAATTCATGGCCCTTGCGGGCGCGTCGGCAATCTGGCGCCTGAACAGGTCCGCTTTCGCTTGCACTGCCATATTGCTTTGACGTACTTCGGGTCTAACAAGAGCCCATCGCCACGAAGATCACCAAGAAAATCCGCAACAAGGTCGAGATACAATCGAGATGTCGATGACAGCGGACGAACTCGCAAAGAGACAGGCCATCATCGACGCCTGCCGCCGGATGAATGCGCTCGGCATCAACCAGGGCACCTCAGGCAATATCAGCGTGCGGCATGAGGACGGGCTCCTGATCACGCCCACCAGCCTTCCCTATGACACCATGACGCCGGACCAGATTGTCTTCATGGCGATGGACGGCTCTCATGCCCCGGGCCAGAAGCCGTCCAGCGAGTGGCGCTTCCATCTGGACATCCTGAAGGCGCGCAGCGACGTCAACGCCGTCGTGCACGCCCATCCGACCTATTGCACCATCCTGGCGATCATGGGCATGGAGATCCCGCCGGTGCACTACATGATCGCGGCGGCCGGCGGCGACAGCATCCGCTGCGCGCCCTACGCCACCTTCGGGACGGTGGAATTGTCCGAGCATGCGGTGCGTGCACTGGAGGGCCGGCTCGCCTGCCTGCTGGACCATCACGGCATGATCGTGCTCGGCAAGACCCTCGACAAGGCGATGTGGCTCGCCGTCGAGGTCGAGACGCTGGCGCGGCAGTATCACGGCTGCCTCCAGATCGGCAAACCGCCGCTGCTGTCGAGCGCCGAGATCGAACGGGTCCGTCAGCGCATGGCCGGCTACGGCCTATCGGAAGGGTAGGGCTCGCAAGCGGTGTTCGCGCGGATCAGATATTTCGTCGACGGCAAGGGGACCAACCGAACCATGGTTCGGCTGCGCGCGCTGTTGCGCAGCAACGAGTTCTACCTGATCCCGCTCGCGCTCGTCATCGGCACGCTGGCCGGTGCGATCGTGACCCTGATGGCCGAGATCGCGCAGATCGCCCATGTCGTGATCTTTGGCATTCCGATCGACGTGCGCCTCTCCGCCAACGCCTATATCAATCCCTGGGCGGCGATGACCGCGCCGGCGCTCGGCGGGCTCGTGCTCGGCGTCATGGAATGGTGGCGGCGGCGGCTGAAGATCTCGAGCGCGGTTGATCCGATCGAGGCGAACGCGCTGCGCGGCGGCATCCTGTCGATGCGCGACAGCGTGGTGGTGTCGAGCCAGACCTTGATCTCGAACGGCTGCGGCGCCTCGGTCGGCCTGGAGGCCGGCTACACCCAGATCGGCTCGGGCATCGCCTCGCTGTTCGGCAAGTTCTTCAACCTCCGCCGCAACGATCTGCGCCTGATGGTCGGCTGCGGCGCAGCCGCAGCAATCGCGGCGGCGTTCGGCGCGCCGATCACCGGCGCGTTCTACGCCTGCGAGCTCATCGTCGGCGTCTATTCGGTCGGCAGCGCAGCTCCCATCCTGGCGGCTTCGCTCGCCGGCGCGCTGACCGCACAATGGCTGGGCGGCGCGCCTTACTCGATCGAAATCCCCAAGGTCAGCGCCGTCGGCGTCGAGCAATATCTGGCGCTGATCGGGCTCGCGCTCATCACCAGCGGCGTCGGCATTGCCGTGATGCGCTCGTCCTCGATGTTCGAGCGGCTGTTCAAATGGCTGCCGGTCTGGCTGCGCCCCGTGATCGGCGGCCTCATCGTCGGCAGCTTCGCCCTCGTCACGCCGCAGGTGCTGGCGGCCGGCCACGGCGCCATGGTGCTCGACCTCTTCCACGACATGACGATCGGCCTGGTCGCGATCATCATCGCGCTGAAGGTGACCTCCTGCCTGATCTCGCTGGCCTCGGGCTTCCGCGGCGGTCTGTTCTTCGCCTCGCTGTTCGTCGGCAGCCTGATCGGAAAATTCTTCTCCGCCGTCCTGCTCTTGATAAGTCCGAATTTCGCGATCGATCCGCTGGTGGCGATGCTGACCGGCATGGCCACGCTGGGCGTCGCCATCGTCGGCGGTCCGCTGACCATGTCGTTCCTCGTGCTCGAGATGACCCGCAATGTCGATGTCACCGCCGTGGTGCTGGCCGGCTGCATCGTCACCTCGATCTGCGTCCGCTTCATGTTCGGCCACTCCTTCTCGACCTGGCGCCTGCATCTGCGTGGCGAGACCATCCGCAGCGCCAACGACGTCGGCTGGCTGCGCAATCTCACCGTCGAACGGCTGATGCGCTCCGACGTCGGCAAGGTGCCGTCGAGCACCACGATCGCCGCGACCCGCAGCGAATTCCCGCTGGGATCGCGCCCGGGCGTCGTCATCGTCAACAACGCCGACGAATATGTCGGCCTGGTCCTGCTGCCCGATTTGTTCTCCAGCGACCTCGACACCATCGCCGACGATATCCAGATCATCGAGCTCGCGCGGCTGACCGAGATCGTGCTGATCCCGGAAATGAACGTGAAGTCGGCCATGGCGGTGTTCGACGAGGCCGAGGCCGAGATGCTGGCCGTGGTCGATTCCACCGACAGCCGCAAGGTCGTCGGCTTCCTGACCGAGACCACCGCCCGCCGACGCTATGTCGAGGAGATCGACAAGGCCACGCGCGGCGTGCTGGGAGCGCTGTCCTGAGGTCCGCCCCCCGGGCAAGTTGACGCTGGCACGCCGGGCGGACTTGCCAGATCGTTCACAACCTCTAGGCTGGGGACCGGCGGCGGGGCCGGCGCCTGGCCGCATCCAGCGACGAGGGACGTGCGATGCCGGATACGCTTCGCCTGTTACTTGCTTTGCTCGAGCTCGGGCCCCGTCTGAAAGACCTGCTCGGCGACAGATGGCCCCCTTATGCCGACGAATTACAGGAATTGGCCGGTCGGGCCGGCAGGGGCGAGGATCCGGCCAGGCTTCGTCCGTCGCTTGATCTGCTGCTCGTGCGGCTGCTCGCGGAGGCGCCGGCCACGGAATTCGTCGCGCATTTGATGGAGGACATGGCGGCTCCCACGGCCGCCACGGAGATTGTGACCCGTCGCGGCCGGATTTCGCCGCTGGTCGTCCCGGAGATCGTCCGGCCGACCACCGATGAGGCGACCGGCGTCGTCACCATCCCCGTGTTCTACGGCACCGACCGCGCCCGCGGCGACGACACGCCGTCGCACTATTTTGGCGGTGTACGCGGGACGCTGTCATTCGGGATCGCGGAGGTCAGCGTGCCCACGCATGGCCGCGACCTCGGCGAGCTCACCAGCCCGAGCTGGTGGCACCTCGAATTCTCGGCCAATCCGGAAAAGCATGTCATCCTCAAGTCGGTGGGCGCGCTGGACAGGGATACCTTCGTCACCGGTCTGAAGGACTCGCTCGCGGCGGCGGATTTGCACGACGTCCTGATTTTCGTGCACGGCTACAACGTCACCTTCGAGGATGCGGCGCGGCGCGCGGGGCAGCTTGCGGTGGATCTGAAATTCGCCGGCAGGACGCTGCTGTACAGCTGGGCGTCGGCGGCGGACACCAAGAAGTACACGGTGGACGAGAGCACGATCGACTGGTCGCGCGATCATTTCGAGGCGTTTCTCCAGCTTGCGCTCGGCGAAATCGGTGCCGGCAAGGTGCACGTCATCGCTCACAGCATGGGCAATCGCGCGGTGATCAACACGCTCGAACGCGTGACGTCGTGGCAGCTGCCATCAGGCGCCGCAAAGCTCGGTCAGATCATCTTTGCCGCGCCCGACATCGATCGCGACCGCTTTGTCCAGCTCGCGGCCAAGTTCAAAGGCTGCGCTGCGCGCGTCACGCTTTATGCCTCGTCGCGCGACGTGGCGCTGCTGGCCTCGAAATTCGTGCACGGCTATCCCCGGGCGGGCGAGGCCGGCGATGCGCTGACTGTTGTCGACGGCGTCGACACGATCGATGCCTCGCTGGTCGACACCAGCCTGGTCGGCCTGCGCCATTCCTATTTCGGCGAGAAGCGCTCGATCCTGAACGACATGTTCAATCTGATCGTGCAGCAGCTCGCGCCCGATCAGCGTTTTGATCTCCAGGCTGCGGGCGATGCGCTGCGGAAGTATTGGAGCTGCAGGGCCTAGAGGCGGCACGACCGGTCAAAGCGTGGCAGATTGCCGCGATCGCGAAACCAATTTTGCGCTTTGCGCATTATAGGGTGTTTCCATATCTCTTTTTGGCGAGAGCAGAGGACGTGAAAGATGAGTGACAGGTCCGTGAATTCGAGAGTTGGCCGCAGCACCGCATTGGCCGCTTTCGCCAGTCTTGCTCTGGTCGCGGCGTCCGTGACGCCTTCGGCGGCCGCCTCTCCGGCGAAGGCCTCGCGCGCCGCTACGGCCGGGCAGGGCTCGTCCAACGCGACCGATTTCAGTGCTGCGCGCCGTCATCGCTATTATCGGCGGGGGCCGAGCGCGGCGGGCCTTGCCTTCATGGGCGCCGCGGCTGGCCTGATCGGAGGCGCGATCGCCGAAAGCCGACGCCAGGAATATTACGACA
This genomic interval from Bradyrhizobium guangzhouense contains the following:
- a CDS encoding alpha/beta hydrolase, which codes for MPDTLRLLLALLELGPRLKDLLGDRWPPYADELQELAGRAGRGEDPARLRPSLDLLLVRLLAEAPATEFVAHLMEDMAAPTAATEIVTRRGRISPLVVPEIVRPTTDEATGVVTIPVFYGTDRARGDDTPSHYFGGVRGTLSFGIAEVSVPTHGRDLGELTSPSWWHLEFSANPEKHVILKSVGALDRDTFVTGLKDSLAAADLHDVLIFVHGYNVTFEDAARRAGQLAVDLKFAGRTLLYSWASAADTKKYTVDESTIDWSRDHFEAFLQLALGEIGAGKVHVIAHSMGNRAVINTLERVTSWQLPSGAAKLGQIIFAAPDIDRDRFVQLAAKFKGCAARVTLYASSRDVALLASKFVHGYPRAGEAGDALTVVDGVDTIDASLVDTSLVGLRHSYFGEKRSILNDMFNLIVQQLAPDQRFDLQAAGDALRKYWSCRA